One segment of Terriglobales bacterium DNA contains the following:
- a CDS encoding OsmC family protein translates to MQRTASAQWRGGLKDGKGTVSTASGVLSNSQYSFSTRFESGVGTNPEELIAAAHAGCFSMALSAELGKANITPQSVDTKCTLTFEKTDKGFTVTESHLDVKARIPGGNKAAFDKAAADAKAGCPISRLLNTKITMNAALES, encoded by the coding sequence ATGCAGAGAACGGCCAGCGCACAGTGGAGGGGCGGACTGAAGGACGGCAAAGGCACCGTCTCGACAGCAAGCGGAGTCCTTTCCAATTCGCAATACTCATTCAGCACGAGGTTCGAAAGCGGTGTGGGAACCAATCCCGAAGAACTTATCGCAGCCGCTCACGCCGGATGCTTCTCCATGGCACTCAGTGCCGAACTGGGAAAAGCTAACATTACTCCGCAGAGCGTTGATACCAAATGCACGCTCACGTTTGAAAAAACCGACAAAGGATTCACAGTCACTGAAAGTCATCTCGACGTTAAAGCTCGCATTCCCGGTGGAAACAAAGCAGCATTCGACAAGGCCGCAGCCGATGCGAAAGCCGGCTGTCCAATTTCTCGGCTCTTGAACACAAAGATCACAATGAACGCTGCGCTCGAGTCGTAA